In Astyanax mexicanus isolate ESR-SI-001 chromosome 5, AstMex3_surface, whole genome shotgun sequence, a single window of DNA contains:
- the zglp1 gene encoding GATA-type zinc finger protein 1 produces the protein MSSGVGTPEDLKQSPQSAAEDPDLQDVSGTESSILYLLQEATKLATHSNQYSKMATEELVTHSKGDIASSTFFSNQNTLKAVSETQPSLTGSFSLLNNVQTSSPWEVMSLINLQCERLLHCRQTPEEDGDSYTSSATDEAECTDVMECASFGSTDPTEPHKCELSSTVTSRQITAEHDAKSDLFSSEPHVIDGTISNSTVDELNEGAKMSAIEDLAELISKNTADIFSNVGVVSEESSTYCPIVETSMDTSHQPLLQFPLNTQEGETSCATSMSETTQSSSPEISSVDFTSSLVDEKDDNSSMCFSFSSCENSELQSLPQPHQQDSAGVLIYRTDLNNNLEENKDDSLLELEVDQATPSAPHSGDNCRRTPRKQAHPERSPDLQNPELQGVTFSMHTELDRSTDQCRLLITSNYSEVCRRSRRIRRSRSRSLQSFQCTSSSEEESDPASLSKKICASCCTRKTPLWRDAEDGTPLCNACGIRYKKYRVRCQQCWNIPKKEANSNSKCLKCGDLLQLAAQNKRAGW, from the exons ATGAGTTCTGGAGTTGGCACTCCAGAAGACCTCAAGCAAAGTCCTCAGAGTGCTGCAGAGGACCCGGACTTACAAGACGTTTCTGGAACTGAATCTTCCATCTTGTATCTTCTCCAGGAGGCCACAAAGCTTGCTACACATTCAAACCAGTACAGTAAAATGGCAACTGAGGAACTTGTTACCCACTCCAAAGGGGATATTGCATCTTCAacttttttttcaaatcaaaaCACTCTAAAAGCAGTATCAGAAACACAGCCTAGCTTAACAGGGTCCTTCTCCCTGCTAAATAATGTTCAGACCAGCAGTCCATGGGAGGTGATGAGTCTAATAAACCTTCAGTGTGAGAGGCTGCTGCATTGTAGACAAACACCTGAAGAAGATGGAGATTCTTATACATCAAGTGCAACAGATGAGGCTGAATGCACAGATGTCATGGAATGCGCTTCGTTTGGTTCAACTGACCCAACTGAGCCCCACAAATGTGAACTGAGCTCCACAGTGACCTCTAGACAAATCACAGCTGAGCATGATGCCAAGTCTGATCTCTTTAGCTCTGAGCCACATGTAATAGATGGCACCATTTCAAATTCGACTGTAGATGAACTTAATGAGGGGGCAAAAATGAGTGCCATTGAGGATCTTGCAGAGCTTATATCTAAAAACACAGCAGATATCTTTAGCAATGTTGGCGTAGTAAGTGAAGAAAGCAGTACGTATTGTCCTATAGTTGAAACATCTATGGACACTAGCCATCAGCCTCTATTACAGTTTCCTTTGAACACCCAAGAAGGAGAAACATCTTGTGCTACATCCATGTCAGAGACTACACAAAGCTCAAGCCCTGAGATAAGCTCTGTTGACTTCACATCTTCTCTGGTTGATGAAAAAGATGACAACTCCAGTATGTGTTTCTCTTTCAGTTCTTGTGAAAATTCAGAGCTTCAGAGTTTACCACAGCCACACCAACAAGATAGTGCTGGCGTCCTTATATATAGAACTGATTTGAACAATAATCTGGAGGAGAATAAGGATGACAGTCTCCTGGAGCTGGAGGTGGACCAGGCCACACCTTCTGCTCCACACAGTGGAGACAATTGTAGGAGAACACCCAGAAAGCAGGCACACCCTGAGCGCAGCCCTGATCTCCAGAACCCGGAGCTCCAAGGGGTGACCTTCAGCATGCACACAGAGCTGGACAGAAGCACTGACCAGTGTCGGCTACTTATCACCTCCAACTACAG TGAGGTGTGCAGGCGAAGCAGGAGAATCAGACGCAGCAGGTCCAGATCACTGCAGAGCTTCCAATGCACCAGCAGCTCAGAAGAAGAGAGTGACCCAGCCAGCCTGTCCA AGAAGATCTGTGCATCATGCTGCACAAGGAAGACTCCTTTATGGCGTGATGCAGAGGATGGGACTCCACTCTGCAATGCTTGTGGGATTAG GTATAAGAAATACCGTGTGCGCTGTCAGCAGTGTTGGAATATTCCCAAAAAGGAAGCCAACTCTAACTCCAAATGTCTGAAGTGTGGAGATCTGCTCCAGCTTGCTGCTCAAAACAAACGGGCTGGCTGGTAA
- the fdx2 gene encoding ferredoxin-2, mitochondrial has product MAAAAAVRALSVRLGKVAPDCSVCPFYRLNMCSGAVLGPTRGRRAMELYSAPNRKLQTSINLRQSEEGSSNVEDTDEDVVNVVFIDRSGQKIPVKGKVGDNVLYLAQRQGIELEGACEASLACSTCHVYVHEEYFDKLPDPEEREDDMLDMAPMLQENSRLGCQIILTPELDGMELTLPKVTRNFYVDGHVPKPH; this is encoded by the exons ATGGCGGCCGCCGCTGCGGTCCGTGCTCTGAGTGTGCGGCTCGGTAAAGTGGCCCCGGACTGCAGCGTCTGTCCGTTTTACCGCCTCAACATGTGCAGCGGAGCCGTGCTGGGTCCCACCAGAGGGAGACGAGCCATGGAGCTCTACTCAGCCCCCAACAGAAAGCTGCAGACCTCCATTA ATCTACGTCAGAGTGAGGAGGGCAGCTCGAACGTGGAGGACACCGATGAGGATGT TGTTAACGTGGTGTTCATTGATCGGTCTGGACAGAAGATTCCGGTAAAGGGTAAAGTTGGAGACAATGTCTTGTATCTTGCGCAAAGACAAGGCATTGAACTTGAAG GGGCCTGTGAGGCATCCTTGGCCTGCTCTACGTGTCATGTTTATGTACATGAGGAGTATTTTGATAAACTACCAGACCCTGAAGAAAG GGAGGATGACATGTTGGACATGGCCCCCATGCTGCAGGAGAACTCACGCCTGGGTTGCCAGATCATTTTGACCCCAGAGCTGGATGGCATGGAGCTTACTCTCCCCAAGGTCACACGAAACTTCTATGTGGATGGTCATGTGCCCAAACCACACTGA